The genomic interval CGCGCCTCGACGCCGGGCGCTCCCCGCCGGCCGTCGCGATGACGACCCGCCGCCGGGTGATACGCTCGACGCGGCCGGCGTCGAGCCGGAAGACGCCCCGCTCGTCCCACGGGCCGGACAGCCACGAGCCGCACCCGTCGAGCAGTCCGGCCCTCGGCCGGACGTGGGCGTCGCCCGCCTCGATACGCACCACCGAGCCGACCACGTCGCCGTCGGTGGTGACGACCTCCTTCCCCTCGTCGTCGAATGTGAACGCTCGGGTCATGGATACACGCCTCCGGGACGCCACGGGCACCCGGTGTGTGTCCCCGTGACACTGTCCGTCCGGAGCTACGTCGAACTCGTATAAAAACGATTTCACGGTCGCCGCCGGCCGTCACAGCGCCGTTTCGAGGGCGTCCAGGTGTTCGATGCCGACGACGGCGACCACGTCGCCCGCCGCGCGAAGCTCCCGGATCCGGGTCGCCATCGCGGCCTCGCGGACGGCGTCGATGCGCGCGATGGCCGGCGGCGTCTCGATGGCGCGCAGGAACGCCTGCCGCTGTCCCACGTGTGCGGCCTCGTGGTCCGCCTGAACGGTCGGGTCGTCGAGCAGCGAGCAGTCGTACTCGATGTGCGAGTACAGCCGGAGCCTGACCGGGGTGACGGCCCCGACGAGCGCGCCCAGCCGGCAGGCGAGCGCGTGGCCGACTCCCGAGACGAGGTCCCGCGCCAGTGCCCGGACGACGCCCCTCGGCGCGGGGTTCGCGAGCAGTTCCGCCGCGAGCAGCCGGAGGTAGGTGCGGCTCGGGGCGTCGATGCCCACGGTCGGCACGTCCCCGGCGGCCTGACTCGCGGCGCTCATCTCGCCGCCGAGCCGCGGGGGGACGTACCGGTCGTCGCCGTACAGCCGGAACAGCGGCACCGAGAGCGGGGGGAGCTCCAGCGCGAGGACCGCCGGCGCGAACGCGTCGAGGAGGTGCGCGACGCGGACGACGCTCGCGGGGTGGTCGTGAACCACGCCGACGAGCAGAACCGCGCCGCGCCCGTCCGTCCCGGGGACACACCGGACGAACCGCCCGTCGAGCCGGGGGTCCGCGGACGGGCTCTCCACCGCGCTCGCGACCTCGGAGCAGTCGAACATCGTCCGACAGTTACCCGAACGAGTACTTAGACCCGTCTCCGCCGCCGCCGAGCGGCCGAAACCGGCTCCTAACGAAGGGCGAGGGGACCAAGTGACTCCCGTGTTCGAGGACAGAACCGACGCCGGCCGCCGGCTGGCCGCGGTGCTCGACGACCACGACGTCGAGGCGGATATCGTGCTCGCGGTGCCGCGCGGCGGGCTCCCGGTCGGCCGGGTCGTCGCGGACGCGCTCGGCGTCGCGCTCGACATCGTCTCGGCGCGTAAGCTCGGGGCTCCGGGCAACCCGGAGCTCGCCATCGGGGCGGTCGCGGCCGACGGCACCGTGTGGCTGAACGAGTCGCTCGTCGCCGAACTGGGCGTCACGGACGCGTACGTCGAGGAGCGGACCCGCAGCGAGCGGGAGGTCGCGGCGGGGAAGGTCGAACGCTACCGGGGCGACCGCCCGCCGCTCGACCTCCGCGGGAAGCGCGTGGTCGTCGTGGACGACGGCGTCGCGACGGGCGCGACGACGACGGCCTGCATCACACAGGTGCGAAAGGCGGGGGCCGCGCGCGTCGTCCTCGCCGTGCCCGTCGCCTCGCCGGGTGCGGCCGAACGGCTCGCCGCCGAGGCGGACGAGGTCGTCTGCGTCGAGACGCCGCCCCACTTCGGCTCCGTCGGGCAGTTCTACGAGTCCTTCCCGCAGGTGTCGGACGACGAAGCCCGGGCGTCCCTCGACGCGGGGGAGTAGGGTCGCCGCCGGCTACATGTACATCCGGTCGCCGGGGTACTCCCGGCCGTCCCCGCCGCTCGTCCCCTCCTGGAGCGCCGCCATCCGTTCGGCGAGGTCCGCGTAGTACTGTTTCGTCTCGGCGGCCCGCTCCCGCAGCGCCGACTCGTCGACCTCGATGCCGTACACCGGTTCGAGCGCGTCGAGCAGCCGCAGCGCCGCGTCGAAGTCGGGGCCGGGGAGATGCGTGGGCGTGACCAACACGCCGGCGGGCGGCGCGTCGCCGTCGAGGCTCCGGGCCAGCAGTTCGCCGACGACGCCGTCGAAGAACCCCCCGGCAAGGGGGCCGATGTCGGGCTCCTCCTCCGGGAAGTGCCGGCTCCGGTACGCCTCGGTAGCGACGTGGAAGACGCGGTGCTCCGTCTCGCTGTGGGGGAACGGCGCGCCGTGGAGCACGGTCGTCTCCTCGATGCCGCGCTCGTCCGCCCAGTCGAACAGGGCGTCCGCGAGCGGGTCCGCGACCTCGACGGGGAAGAACACCTCGCTCACGAGCACCGTGACGTCGGCGTCGGGCACGCCGTAGAGCCGTATCGGGTGCCGGGGTTGCCCGTCGGTGAACGGGGTGATGTCGGGGAGGTTCCGGCTCCTGACGTGGCCCAGTCGCTCCGTCTCGGCGTGCGTGACGAAGTGGTCCGCCGCCGTCAGCCCCGCGACGCCGACGCCCGCCGTCCCGACGAGCAGCCGGCTCCCCGGCTCCGTTCCGTCCGCCGTTACCACCTCGAAGGAGGGCTCTCGCGTCATAACGGCTCTTCGACGGCACGGATAATAACCGCTGGTGCCGAGGTGGCGACCGCCGGCACCCGCATCGGGGCGTAGCTTCATTACGCCGTCATCGGAGGTACCCCTATGAGCGGCGTCGACGAGGAGACACGCAGTCGAATCGAGTCGGACCCGTACTGTGCGTTCTTAGGGATAACGCTCGCCTCCCTCGCGCCCGGCGCGGCACGGACGCGGCTCACCGTCGCCGAGAAGCACCTGAACTTCCACGGCACGCCCCACGGCGGGGCGATATACTCGCTCGCGGACGCCGCCTTCGCGGCCGCGTCGAACGCGGGCGACCGCACCGCCGTCGCGCTGGAGACCAACATCTCCTATCTCGAAGCCGTCGAGGTCGGGGAGACGATAACCGCGACGGCGGCCGAGACACACGACGGCGGCCGCACCGCGGAGTACGAGATCGAGGTGACGGACGGGGCCGACGAGCGGATAGCGACCTTCCGGGGCCGCGTCTACCGGCTCGACTGACCGCCGGCGCTACCGCCGGCAGAACAGCACCGGCCGCTCCGTCCGCAGCATCACCGACTGGGCGACGCTGCCGAACAGCGCCTTGCCGGTCGGCGACCGGTCGCGCCCCCCGACACAGACGGCGTCGACGTCGAGTTCGTCGGCGACGGCCACGATTCGGTCCGCGGGGTCGCCGCTCTCGCCGCGCAGCGTCACCTCGGCCCCGCCGTCGAGGAGCCGCTCCTCGGCGCGCCGGGCCGCCTCGACCTGTGACACGGAACTCCCCTCCGCGTTCTCGCCGAAGACGTGGAGCACCCACACGGTCAGCCGGTCGCCGTCGAACAGGTCCAGCAGCTGTGCCGCCTGCGAGGCCGCGCGTTCGGCGTCGTCGACGGCGAGGAGGACGACGGGCATCTACCGCTCACCCCCGTCGCCGACGCCGAGGTACCGGCCGAGCGTCTCCTCGTCGTCGCGGACGTCGGCGGCCGGTCCCTCGTGGACCACCCGGCCGCGGTCCATGACGTAGGCGTGGTCCGCGACGTCGAGCGCGACCTGGACGTTCTGCTCGACCAGCAGCACCGCCATGTCCAGGTCCTCGATGACCGACTCGATGCGGCGGACGACGTACGGCGCCAGCCCCTCGGTCGGCTCGTCGAGCAACAGCAGGTCCGGGTCGCCGACGAGCGCCC from Halosegnis marinus carries:
- a CDS encoding phosphoribosyltransferase codes for the protein MFEDRTDAGRRLAAVLDDHDVEADIVLAVPRGGLPVGRVVADALGVALDIVSARKLGAPGNPELAIGAVAADGTVWLNESLVAELGVTDAYVEERTRSEREVAAGKVERYRGDRPPLDLRGKRVVVVDDGVATGATTTACITQVRKAGAARVVLAVPVASPGAAERLAAEADEVVCVETPPHFGSVGQFYESFPQVSDDEARASLDAGE
- a CDS encoding universal stress protein, with protein sequence MPVVLLAVDDAERAASQAAQLLDLFDGDRLTVWVLHVFGENAEGSSVSQVEAARRAEERLLDGGAEVTLRGESGDPADRIVAVADELDVDAVCVGGRDRSPTGKALFGSVAQSVMLRTERPVLFCRR
- the paaI gene encoding hydroxyphenylacetyl-CoA thioesterase PaaI: MSGVDEETRSRIESDPYCAFLGITLASLAPGAARTRLTVAEKHLNFHGTPHGGAIYSLADAAFAAASNAGDRTAVALETNISYLEAVEVGETITATAAETHDGGRTAEYEIEVTDGADERIATFRGRVYRLD
- a CDS encoding proteasome assembly chaperone family protein, whose protein sequence is MTREPSFEVVTADGTEPGSRLLVGTAGVGVAGLTAADHFVTHAETERLGHVRSRNLPDITPFTDGQPRHPIRLYGVPDADVTVLVSEVFFPVEVADPLADALFDWADERGIEETTVLHGAPFPHSETEHRVFHVATEAYRSRHFPEEEPDIGPLAGGFFDGVVGELLARSLDGDAPPAGVLVTPTHLPGPDFDAALRLLDALEPVYGIEVDESALRERAAETKQYYADLAERMAALQEGTSGGDGREYPGDRMYM